A stretch of the Aegilops tauschii subsp. strangulata cultivar AL8/78 chromosome 4, Aet v6.0, whole genome shotgun sequence genome encodes the following:
- the LOC109769721 gene encoding guanylate kinase 2, chloroplastic/mitochondrial, which translates to MLLSRRFSSALARSAFLARCPLPPRAPPPPRPLPRRLMSSSSSGWHHSSRLPPPPPPPPPSFSDKDQLFRGLEAALGTTFSSEPLAPPPEPMILVISGPSGVGKDAVIKRLQEEREEIHFVVTATSRAIRPGEVDGKDYHFVTKEAFLTMIEREELLEYALVYGEYKGIPKQQIRDYMAKGHDIVLRVDIQGAATLREILGESAIFIFLVAESEEALVKRLIQRKTETTDMLLVRIATAREEVRRMKYFDYVVVNAEGKLEDAVKQVESIIDAEKAKVQKRNVKI; encoded by the exons ATGCTTCTCTCCCGGCGGTTCTCCTCCGCCCTCGCTCGTTCCGCCTTCCTTGCGAGATGCCCCCTTCCACCCCGGGCCCCTCCGCCCCCTCGCCCCCTGCCACGCCGCCtcatgtcctcctcctcctctgggtGGCACCACTCTTCCCgtctcccgccgccgcctcctccgccgcctccgTCCTTCTCCGACAAG GATCAGCTGTTccgggggctggaggcggcgctGGGCACCACGTTTAGCTCCGAGCCGCtggcgccgccgccggagccgatgATCCTCGTCATCAGTGGCCCGAGCGGTGTCGGGAAGGATGCAGTCATCAAG AGGCTGCAAGAGGAGAGGGAAGAGATCCATTTTGTTGTTACCGCGACGAGCAGGGCAATTCGGCCGGGTGAAGTTGATGGGAAGGACTATCACTTTGTCACCAAGGAGGCGTTCCTAACCATGATTGAAAGGGAGGAGTTGCTTGAGTACGCGCTTGTTTATGGGGAATACAAGGGGATTCCCAAGCAGCAG ATCCGTGATTACATGGCCAAAGGACATGACATTGTCTTGAGAGTCGACATTCAAGGAGCAGCAACTTTGAGAGAGATACTTGGCGAATCTGCAATTTTCATCTTTTTAGTTGCAGAGAGCGAGGAGGCACTTGTCAAAAGGCTCATTCAACGTAAAACTGAAACTACAGACATGCTTCTTGTCAGAATTGCAACAGCCAGAGAGGAGGTGAGGCGGATGAAATATTTTGACTACGTTGTAGTCAATGCTGAAGGGAAGCTTGAGGATGCTGTTAAACAGGTTGAGTCTATCATTGATGCTGAGAAGGCAAAAGTCCAAAAGCGTAATGTCAAGATCTAG